One segment of Erigeron canadensis isolate Cc75 chromosome 2, C_canadensis_v1, whole genome shotgun sequence DNA contains the following:
- the LOC122587678 gene encoding uncharacterized protein LOC122587678: MAEHHNEEDEHRRNEEEVIFPEGSMDISDQIGRALEKYTPLLLKRLNQTMEGAMNEHIAQMIREEVAINVQREFEKCEAKDKGKKDEEEKDVEVTGGIIYKKKFTFRDFEVCHPPEYHGDRDPIVCTRWISEIEGAFRTSQCPSHLKVIFAVVMLRNSGKRWWDGLLAIKKGALDNVEWPEFKAMFFKEFRSEAEVTKLRSEFLNDCQDSMSLNEFRAQFLDKAQICPEFLDNDQLLKEQFYLKLKKSLREKISLCQMESFSMLADVARDHEIEQSRVDEEGPRRKIEGSNSPNKKPRQVEGSSGRFARNDIPFCHQCKRNHPGVCKASMKGCYNCGQVGHMSRDCKAGPEKSIICFKCFEGGHMRSSCPTLTEEERQEEKRKDVERRNARAYGNQQGRSFQLILKQNEDVNNVVPCTLLRSNVRMRNISILGV; this comes from the coding sequence ATGGCCGAACATCACAATGAGGAGGATGAGCATCGAAGGAACGAAGAAGAAGTGATATTTCCGGAGGGTAGTATGGATATCTCCGATCAAATCGGGAGAGCTCTAGAGAAGTACACCCCTCTTTTACTTAAGAGGCTTAATCAAACAATGGAAGGAGCAATGAATGAGCATATTGCTCAAATGATTAGGGAGGAGGTTGCAATCAATGTGCAACGGGAGTTTGAAAAATGTGAAGCCAAGGATAAGGGTAAGAAGGATGAGGAGGAAAAAGATGTGGAGGTTACGGGAGGAATAATTTATAAGAAGAAATTCACATTCCGAGACTTTGAGGTATGCCACCCACCTGAGTATCACGGTGATCGTGATCCTATTGTTTGTACTCGGTGGATATCGGAGATTGAAGGGGCGTTCCGTACTAGTCAATGCCCCTCACATTTGAAGGTGATCTTTGCAGTTGTTATGCTGAGAAATAGTGGAAAACGTTGGTGGGACGGATTGTTGGCAATCAAGAAGGGGGCTTTGGATAATGTTGAATGGCCCGAATTCAAGGCTATGTTCTTTAAGGAATTTCGGTCGGAAGCCGAAGTGACCAAGTTGAGAAGTGAATTTCTCAACGATTGTCAAGATAGCATGAGCTTGAATGAATTTCGAGCCCAATTCTTGGACAAGGCTCAAATTTGCCCGGAATTTCTCGATAATGATCAATTGCTCAAAGAGCAATTTTActtgaagttgaaaaagagcCTACGAGAGAAGATTAGCTTATGTCAAATGGAGTCCTTCTCCATGTTGGCGGATGTAGCACGGGACCATGAAATCGAGCAAAGTCGAGTCGATGAAGAAGGCCCAAGAAGAAAGATTGAGGGTAGTAACTCCCCAAACAAGAAGCCTAGGCAAGTTGAAGGTTCAAGTGGAAGGTTCGCAAGGAACGACATTCCTTTTTGCCATCAATGCAAAAGGAACCATCCGGGTGTGTGCAAAGCGTCGATGAAGGGATGTTATAATTGTGGACAGGTGGGGCATATGAGTCGAGATTGCAAGGCGGGGCCGGAGAAGTCAATCATATGCTTTAAATGTTTTGAAGGGGGACACATGAGGAGTTCTTGTCCTACACTAACCGAAGAAGAAAGGCAAGAGGAGAAGAGGAAGGACGTGGAAAGAAGGAATGCTCGAGCTTATGGAAACCAACAAGGTAGGTCTTTCCAACTTATCTTAAAGCAAAATGAAGATGTTAATAATGTGGTCCCATGTACACTTCTTAGGAGTAATGTCCGTATGCGAAATATTTCAATTCTTGGAGTCTAA